In Ignavibacteriales bacterium, the sequence AGCGTCAGAGCAAATTAAAACAGAAATTAGTTGAGTACTATCGGAACTTTATTGTTTTTGTTTGAAAACACACTTCGTGCGATTTCACCTCATTTAGTAAATTTGAATTAAGAATATAAATAATAAGTTCAGGTTCAAGTTCAGGTTCAGGCTCAAAGGAAAATATATGAAGAAAAAAATTGTAGTAATTGGTGCAGGTAATTCAGGGCTAACATCCGCATATCTTTTATCAAAAAAAGGATTTGATGTTACGGTTATAGAAAAAATAATGCTGTTGGCGGATCAATGAAAGTGTAACTGAGAATGGTTTCTATTCGATCGCGGACCCAACAGCGCATTAGAAACTACTCCTGTAATTGGACAAACTAATTCGTGAACTTGAACTTGAGCCTGAACTTTTATTGTTTTCTGGTAAAGCAAAGTTTCGTTTGATGGCAGAACCATTTATTGGAAGATCAAACGATGGATATTATCAAAGTCTTGCTGAGTTTGTTAAGCGAAGATTAGGACAGGAATTTTTAGATTATGCAATCAATCCTTTTGTTGCCGGTGTTTATGCCAGAAGCCCGAAGAACTAAGTGTTAAATCTGCTTTCCAAAACTTTATGCGTTGGAAGAAAAGTACGGTGGATTAATTTTGGTACCGTTCAAGAAGTATCCGTGAAGAAAAAAAAGAGCCAAAGTTGCAAAGCAATCTGCAAAAATGCTATCCTAAAGCGGAATGATTGCTCTGCCAAAGCGATTGAAAAATATTTTGGCCCAACATTTTACTTTCAAGCGAGGTTATTTCCATTGATAAAACTGGAAATGGGTTTTCTCTTTCATATCAACAAAACGGAACGATAAACAAAATTGAGAGCGATGCTGTGCTCTCTACAATTCCTTCTTATACTGCAAGCAGAATTTTTACAAATTATGACTAAAGGATTTCCAAACTCATCGTTGATGCAATTTGTTATCCGCCGGTTTTGTTTACTATTTAGTTTTACGATAGAAAAAACATCAAACAAGATTTAGATGGATTTGGATTTTTTTAATTCCTGCAAAGAAAATAAATCTTTTCTTGGCGCACTCTGGAGTTCGATTATCTTTTTCAGATCGAACAGATGAAACCAAAGCAGCGTTTACTTTATTTGTTGGCGGATCAAGAAATCCTGGGTGTTGTTAAAGAAGACAGAACATCATTATTAATAAAGTAAGAAAAGAGTTTGAATCTTTAATGGGAATATCTACAGATCCTGTTTTTCATCGGAACGATTTTGGGAAAAAGCAATTCCGCAATACAATTTGGGATATGTTGGGCACGAAAGATTTTTTTGATGATTTTGAAAGAGAAATCCTGGATTGTTTATAAGTGGTAATTTCCGTGGCGGAATTTCCGTTGGAGATTGTGTAAAAAACGCCGCTCTTGTCTGCGACAAGATCAATGAACAATTTAGAATGTAGAATTTAGAATGATTTTAAAAGAAGCAACTTCAAAATACTATAATCCAATTGTAGAAAAGAGTTTTCGTTTTGCAGTTAGAATTATCAAATTGTTTTACATAGAAAAAGAAGACAGTTGCAATTTAAATTCTATATTTAAACAATTGCTAGATCCGGAACTCAATTGGTGCCAATGTATCAGAAGCTCAAAGGCCTTAACAAGAGTGTGAATAATAATCAAAGCTTTAAAAGAATCAAATGAAACCGAATATTGGTTGAAATTATTAAGAATCTGAATATAATTTCAAAGAGGAAATTATAAGCCTGTTTAAAGATTGCGAAGAGTTGTTAAAATTGCTTACAATTATTAAAAAATAAAAAACATAAAATCTACATTATACATTATTAAATTTTACATTGGAGAAGTTACAAGTTCGTATCCTATCATTCATCATCGTCGTTTAAGTTACAATCCGCTTGTGCGTGATATGGTTCGCGAAACGGTATTAACAAAAAACGATTTGATTTATCCGCTGTTTGTTGTACCAGGAACAAGATTAAAACCCTATTGAAATCTCCTGGGGTTTTTCAATTATCAATTGATGAACTTGTAAAAGAATGCAAGAAGTTCGGAATACCTTGGAATTCCTGCAATAATACTTTTGGAATACCGATCCACAAAGATGAAGTTGGTTCAGGTGCTTACAGATGCAAACGGAATAATTCAGCATTGATTTCGTGCTAATAAAGGGAAGTAAATAATCTTCTTATAATTACAGATGTTTGTATGTGTGAATATACTTCGCACGGACACTGCAGACTTTGAATGGTGAAGATATTTTGAATGACGAAACAATTTCACTTCTTGCCAAAGAAGAGTATCACATGTTGACGCTAGTGCTGATATGATCGCCCCTTCCGATATGATGGATGGAAGAGTTGCGGCATAAGAGAGCGTTGGTTAGGATTTTTACAAAAATTCCGATTATGAGTTACGCCGCAAAATATGCTTCCCGGTTTTATGGACCTTTTAGAGATGCCGCTAGATTCAACTCCGGCTTTTGGAGACAGAAAACTCATCAGATGGATATTGGAACGTTAACGAAGCTTTGCGCAGTTGCCGAAGATCTGGAAGAAGGCGCAGATAGTTGTTAAGGGGTAGAACCACCAGGACCAAACCTCTAGATGTTATTCGTGCGGTTAAAGAAAAATTTGAATGCCAACCGCTGCTTATCAAGTTGGTGAGTATGCACGATAAAAGCAGCCGGTGCAAATGGCTGGATTGATGAAGAACGAGTAATGGTTGAAGCTGCTTTGCAATTGACGTGCCGGCGCGATATGTTTTTAACTTACTTTGCAAAGATCTTGCCAGGTGGATTGACAGAAATCAAAAGTAGTAAATAATAATTATTTTATAGACTTGAACCTGAACTTGATCCTGAACATTACCGTTTTAGTGTAAAACGAAGATTAAGTTCAGGTTCAAGATCAAGATTAAGTTAGGAGATGTGAAATGAAATACAGAAAAATTGGAAAGACCGAATTAGAAATTTCGGAAATATCACTTGGCTGGACCATGGGCAGTCTAAATTGGGTTAACGGCGATTGAAACGGTAAGCAGATGTTGATGAGAATGAAATCAAAGAAGCTATTAACTTTGCCATTGATAACGGCGTTAATCATTTTGATAATGCTGATGTTTACGCATGGTCGTTGAGAAAGAAGCTTTGCCGGAATTCTAGCAAGCGCACAGACAAATAATCCGTTATCTCCACAAAATGACTCGAACTGCCGCACTACGCTTATTACAACCGGCAAACATCTTCGTC encodes:
- a CDS encoding FAD-dependent oxidoreductase, whose amino-acid sequence is MKKKIVVIGAGNSGLTSAYLLSKKGFDVTVIEKIMLLADQ